The region attttatttatgaaggtatttaattttttattattttttagggATTAAAGTATATTTTGGTATTTGGAAATGcaagcaaaaagaaaaacaataaaactgATCTTGAAACTTAAAAAAGATGGCATTTTTGCAAGAGAATAGGGTCATAACAGTCCCAGCTCAACTAACACGCGGCCCAGCCCAATCCGTCTGTGGCCCCTTCTTCCCTGACCCGCCAGTTTTGTCTTCACTTtgcaaaaataccaacttttgcAAAAACGCCAATTTCTGCAAAatggtagttttttttttcagcaGCACGTCAAGTGGCATTTTCCTATTGGATCATTCCAGTCAACACTATCAACTAAATTCTACATGTCCACACACATTCTTGTGTGTTTAAGGATTGACTTAGAAAGCTAAGGTATGAGTTTTTAGAAATGATAGAAATAtcataaatttatatgaaaagATTCAAGAATACTTGATAGACTACGAGAAGTAATCTctatttcttttatgttttatttaatgtatctatatatgtatgatccgactgatattaataattttttaaaagatcatATTCTGTTgtgtattcttatttttctcatttaataccaacatatcCCCTTTTAGTAGTGGTAGTTGGTGTCCCCTTATGTGGTGATGTTGTTTGTGGTGATGTTGTTGGTTCCCTTCCTTGCGAGTTGTTCGATCCTTCACTCGGGATTATCTTGAAGTATCTCTATTGGTAGGTTGTGTTCAAATTAAGGATTTCTAATGTAGAAAGTTGTGACTCATCATAACATATTATGTACTACATTATAATATCTCTCATTGTAACATGTAaggatcttaaaaaaaaatcccaagCACCATAAACTTAAAATATTGTGCTTGGTAAtacttgaaaaataattttatatcatataaaatattatataaatatataatgttTGATGCCAATATTAAAATTTGTTCTTTTAAACTTTAGAGAACAACatgaaatttatttaaaaaaaacaatacatataaaaagtgtttaaataatttcttttataCGAAGATTATCTAAATGGGATTATAAATTAAACCACTTTTCAAGATATATACAAAATTATTTGACACTGTTTTCGCCGATTAATCATAACAAAGATAAAGTGCTGATTTTTTAGATGagattattgatatttttttgggagaatattgaaaatttgaatttatataaataaataaaatatagagATATTTCCGATTGGGAATAATTTATTAGGTTTGGTCATTATTCTATTTCAGATAACCAAACCAAACAAAACATTGAAATTACGATTTTTTCtcctttttaaataaaataattataattaaattctGATATCGACACTCAAACTTCTCTTTTCTACTCttcatataataaaacaaaaactactataaataaaggaaaacaattttcaaaaaataaagaaaggactgtgctttctctctctaaacaaAAAAGCAAGGCATcaatctagagagagagagacccttttgcctcttcttcttcttcttcatctttcctGAATTGGGGTTTTTGGGTTTCTGAAATCGAAGAAGATGATAGACTTTGCTCGGGTTCAGAAGGAGCTTCAGGAATGCAGTAAGGACATTGAAAAGTCCGGTATCAAAGTCACTCCGAAGAGCGACTCCACTCTCTCCCGTCTCATCGGCACCATTCCTGGCCCAGTTGGAACCCCTTACGAAGGTGGCATCTTTCAGATCGATATCACCTTACCAGGTTCATCATAATTTCGTTTCTTGCCCTTTCCTTTTTGAGTCTTTGTGTTAAAGTTTATTAATATTACGTTCTTTTAAGTGTTTGTGTAATTTGGTTGGGTATGAATACGCCGATATAGAAATATTACAAATTTGGAAAATTTGATGCTTTCATGCTCTATGATTCCCTGTCAAAATGTGTCGAATTTTATCAAGAAATCATTATTTTTAGTAATAATATTAATGATTTTGTTGTTAGTAACTAATAAAGGAACAGTTAAGGAACAAGTGCTTttcttatatgttatgttgtTGATCATAATGTTATCAGTTCAATTTTTGTGCATTGATATTGATATCAATTATTGGGTGTTCTTTTTCTTGCAGATGGGTACCCTTTTGAGCCTCCCAAAATGCAGTTCACAACTAAAGTTTGGTGAGAAGAAACAATGagcaaagtttttttttctttttttcttttggttCATTATACAGAGTAGGTAATTCTGTGAATAGACTCTAGTAGCTGAATTTCTTTGCTTAACATTAAAGCCAAATTgacattataacctaaggttgtGCTTACTAGTATGTTCTGCTAATAAACTATAGTGATGATTGATGATAAATGAGTTTTCCATTGGGATGGTAGCATTTTTTGAGCAAAGCCAATTGTTTGAGCTCAATCTAAAGAGTTTCACACTCTCAAGCCAGGTGGACTGGTTTTCGATTCGATAGTGTTAATGTATGATTCTTTTTTGTTTTCTCCTATTGAAGGCACCCTAATATCAGCAGTCAGAGTGGAGCTATCTGCCTGGATGTCTTGAAAGACCAATGGAGCCCAGCTCTGACATTGAAAACAGCTCTGCTTTCTGTACAAGCACTGCTTTCTGCTCCACAACCCGATGATCCTCAAGATGCTGTGGTAGCTCAACAGGTGTTGTTTTGCAGCTATACTACACCATATGATAATCTTTTGCTCATattgtatttttgttattttgatATGAAATCTTGCTCTGATACACCTACCTTGTTATCTTCTTCTCATTATCTAAATTTATTACCTGCAATTTTGTACCCTATGATAATATATCACTCAATTTTCCATTATGCTGAATATAAGTGACAAGACATTGAAGCATTCAAGCTTGTATTGAGTTGACTTGCTCTCACAATGTCTGAGGTTCTAGCTCCTCTTGGGTATCTCCATAGAAATTGCTACATTTTTGTCTCCAAATGTTGTAGGGTTAGGCAgagatcttttttttttaaaaaaaaagaagaagtgaTGATTGAATTTCCTGAAATCATGCCTTGATACATTTTAtcttgttattattattaataatatttcttGTGATCTGAATTTATCACTTTTCTTGTGGTGACATTTACAGTATCTTAAACACTATCAGACCTTTGTTGGCACTGCTCGATACTGGACAGAAAGTTTTGCCAAGTCATCATCCCTTGGAGTGGAGGAAAAGGTAATTTCAGTCATTGCTTGTTAGCTTAAATATCATAGAATTTATCTGCCAAAATGTCATAAAATATTCTCCTAACTTTTTAAAATATTATCTATAAATGTTCTAAATTTTACAAAGTTACATTAAACTTAACCCtcaaattttctaaaaaatatttcATTGAATCCAAACGAAAGAAAATGAAATCTTTTGAAATTCCTTTTTTTTCCTCCCTAAAGTTCCTGTTCCAAAGGGTAAGAGAATGGTTCTATGGTACAGGTACAAAAACTAGTAGAGATGGGATTTCCTGAAGCTTCTGTGAGAAGTACATTGGAGTCTGTTGGTGGAGATGAGAACTTGGCCCTGGAAAAGCTTTGCTCTGGTTAAGACATTTTAAGAGCTTAACGGGCTGGGAATTACACTAACAGGAAGGGTTATATTTAAACTTATAAGTTTCTCTTATGTAACTCTTGTTTTTCAAGTACTGATTTAGCTACATATGGGCAAAAGTTGTTTCTGGACCCTATGGTATTGTAGTACATGGAAGAAGTGTcaatattaaatgcattattacAATGCTGAGGATTTGgattccctttttcttttttgtttttgtgaATAACCAAATGGGCCCTTGGTTGAACATGGTTTTCTGACAGAAAACTATGCATGCATTAAATTCAGGAAAAGAAAATGTGTCTCTGTTAGGTTTTGAATTTTCTTCTGTtcaatataatatttataatctAAGAAGGATAACAGGTAATCCTATGTTGATATGTATGGCCGTCTGTGACAAGATCTTAACTCTAAAGCCAAAAATGACACACGTTGCAGCCAAAACAAAATGACAGACGTTACAGGCTAGAAGTTGGATGTTTCATTGTTTCTCTTCTTAAAAAGTGAGCTATATATTTAGTTCATATTATATAATGGAACAAATATCAAGACAATTTTTTCACAAACAGGAATGCGAGAAAGAAAAGTACACATGAAAGTAAAACCAGTTATAAAGATAAGAGAACACAATGAAAAGAAGGAAATCACTTTATTCATACTATTGAGAAATACATAAAACAATTTATACAAACACTTGAATCAAGAACAAAGAAAACCCATCTCAGAAAATCAAGAACAATGGTAGATGGCTACTCTTCTTGGAGGGGGAGCACACACGACAAAGAAAGCCATAGCCAATACCAAAACCAAGATCAGTCCTAGCAGCATTGATTCCTCCTCTACACAGAAACTAATGCCCATCTTTCTTCACTTGCTAACTCTGTTGTTTTGGCCAAGAATGGAGAAAATGAGGGGTTTTTGGTCTTGTGATGCTGATTGAGTGAGTTGTGTTGTGTGATTCATTATAGAGTTATAGAGAAAGagaacttaaaaaaaaaaggacaCATGATTCCTAACCACAAACTATAATGCACCTAATGCCAAACTGAGAAGTTGACATAACAGCTTATTATGTGGTTTTCTTTTAGCTAAGTTTGGTTGGTTGTGGCTGGCTATGAGTTTCGGAAAAATAAttgtgtttaaataatttttcttcttcttcactttggtagtgatCAAACATGATTTGGGTCATCAAATTTTGATTGAGAATCTTATTTCtgttaattatgttttttttagcATACATGAGAGCATAACTTGTGGTGTACCAATATCACTTACTAATTTTTTGTACGCAACTCACACATGTATAAACAATAAACTCTACTCTAGTGATGTTACatcataataatatatttataaagtgttaaatcattttattttgaaGATTCTAACTAGATAGATGGAATTTGGTAAATaacttttaattttatattaattcctTCTAGAGACATGTTGATTCTAATTAAGAGGGATTATATTATGCTAATCATAATTTATAAAAGTCACAAAGAATTGGGTTGCTTTAATGTTTTTCTTTCTCTACCCAAAATGCCCTCTGGCCCAATAAAAATCATGTCATGTCCTAACTCTTTAGCTTTAGGAATTAGTCCAAAATATAATATGGGGACTTTGGTTCTCAACTTCCATGTTACTTCATCATCTTATATGGACCTTTTTATTTACTTTATAGGTGCTTAAAAAGGTTAAGACCATTTTTGAAGAAAAGTATTGAGCCCAGCTTTTGCAGGGTACAAactttaaatttgaaataaataataatacataaataaaaaaagtaacctttttagtttttaaaggTGTCATACAAATGCTTTCTGTAACTGTTATCTAAGGGAAAAAATATTTATCTTTTcagtatattattattttttttcttatgctTCCAGAGGATCAAGAAAGGCATTTTCAGGAATCAAATTCAAAAGATAATGTCAGACTATTTTAataagcaaaaaaataaaaaattatatcacTGAAACAGTAATGAGTGGTGCTTTTACAAAATTCAAAGTGTTCACATTTTAACATTGGTTTTAATACCCATAATTAGCTAATTCAtttaattggttttttttttaaaaaaaataatggttGATAATAATGGTAATACTATAATAAATAACAAAACTCATCGGTCTTTATAATTAATTGGTTCTTATGTTTGTTTCTGTTGAACTATTCAATAATACTCTTAAAAGCCCCTACAAGTCACACTCAATCTGCTTATAATTTCTGATTCTGTCTTGGTCATATTAGTCAACAAAATACTGCTAAATAAACACAAAGAAGAAAAGAATGTTAATTGGGTTCTCTTAATTAGTTTCTTTCTTTGGTTTGTTATACCAAAGTATGAAATATTATCTCAAAAACTATgggtttaattaaaaaaaagagtCCATTGCCCATGGTTGGGGTGGTGGGGCCATATTATACATTGTTCTTTTGTGGCGGTGGTGGTTGATGTCATTTTCTGTGATGGTGTTGCTTGTCATTTTATACTCCTTTCTCGATAGTTATATTGAAATATCTTTACTCGTGAGCTCGTGTCTCTGTTCGATTTTGAGATTTTTAATGTAAAAAGTTGAGATTCATCATTATGTATCAATATAACATGTaaagatctaaaaaaaaaaataaacaaaattaatacTCAATACCCTTTTAAATTTCTTATATGTCACACTCACATTCAACTCTGTTTTGTTGAAACTTTAAGCCTTGAAAAATATGTATTGTTCTTAAATTAGAAGTCAAGAAAGAGACCCCCCTTAATTTACTTcaagaatttatttattaaaacaatCATATTTGACTTATAATAGTACTTGTCTCAGAGTTGATTTTAATCTACTAATTTATTTATGTCATTCAATTAattgaacaaaaaaaataatgttcACAATGGAAGTTTCATAGGAATAAATAAcagcataaaataaaataaaaatgtacaAATAGGGGCAGCTAActcaaaaaattaatattttcaattatagcaTTAATTTATTGAATGAACTTTAACAAAATCTTagtataaaattaatatatacgTGTACATGCATAATAAGCTATCTGATTACACGTTTATGGGTATCTGTCCTACTCTTTAATTTGTTTGGTATTTGTTATTTTCAATCCGATTCTTATATTTAATAACAAGAcaaataattacataattatgaagttttaaaaatgaaaaaaaacttAATTATGGAAAAATTCTACAATCGTGTTTTGATAGTTTAGTGCGCTTTTGACCATAGACTATTGAATGCCCAATTCTACTAAAATTTCCATCCACGAGACTGAGAAAATCAACCATGaccaaaaaagggaaaaaaaaaagtctttaagttttttttaaaaatctaatatttaagtttttttaattatttttagaaatttttatttaaaaaatataatttttaacaatttaatattaaatatatcaaagactacaaatatatattatttaaataaaaatcataacaaatatatatattttaaattctgGGATTTTAACTATAGAAAAAGTATCATAACATTAATTTGGGGGTTAAATTCATATGCCATTATAAGTTTTGAAATTACAATTCTTATAATGTTTCATGTATTAAGTGAATCTATTAAAAAtgcaattatttaaaaaaattgtaagacaagaaataatatatttagttttgtgtttaatttaaatatgataagaataaaaatatatt is a window of Humulus lupulus chromosome 4, drHumLupu1.1, whole genome shotgun sequence DNA encoding:
- the LOC133829990 gene encoding ubiquitin-conjugating enzyme E2 27, which encodes MIDFARVQKELQECSKDIEKSGIKVTPKSDSTLSRLIGTIPGPVGTPYEGGIFQIDITLPDGYPFEPPKMQFTTKVWHPNISSQSGAICLDVLKDQWSPALTLKTALLSVQALLSAPQPDDPQDAVVAQQYLKHYQTFVGTARYWTESFAKSSSLGVEEKVQKLVEMGFPEASVRSTLESVGGDENLALEKLCSG